DNA sequence from the Syntrophales bacterium genome:
TGGTGATCAGGTAGCGCTTTACCCCGTTGTTATCAGTTATAACCTGTGACATATCATTGCCTCCTTACACGTGACCTTTATCGATTGCCTTGCGAAGGGCGCGCTTTGTCAACACCTCCACCAGGTTCCTGCGGTACTCGGCAGAGCCGCGGATGCTGTCCCGGGGACGGCTCTCTGTGGCCGCCAGTTTCCCTGCCTGCGCCAGAAGTTCGTCGCTGATCTTTTTACCAGACAGGCAGCTTTCAGCATTGCGAGCCCTCATCACCGTAGGAGCGGCGGAGGCCAGAACGACCCGTGCCTCGCGCAAGGTGTCTTTCTGTACCGTAACCGAAACGGCAACGCCGGTAACGGCCAGGGCGCCGGAACGACGCAGGCCGAACTTGATGTAGGTGCTGCCGGTTGTGGACTGCTCCGGAATTGTTACATCGGCAAGTATCTCGCCCGGGAAAATCCGGGTCTGGGCCGCCCCGCAGAAGAAATCCTCCAGCGCCATGCTCCGCTCGCCTTGGGCGGATACCAGGCGAATGCTTGCCTTGAGCGCAATCAGGATCGGGGGGAGATCGGCGGAAGGGACGCCGTTTACTATATTTCCTCCCAGCGTCCCCAGGTTGCAGATCTGGTTCGAGGCCATGGTGTGGGCCGCCATCGGGAGCGAGAGAAAGAGCTCCTGTAAAAGCGGCGAGTTATATATTTCATTGTGCCGGGTGAGCGCCCCGATGACAATGCCGCGGCCGGATTTGCTCCGGATATTCCGGAGTTCGTCTAAGCGCTTGAGAGAGACCAGATGCCCCGGGGCCAGTTTCCCCGTCTTCATCTTGTGAAGAACGTCCGTTCCGCCGGCCAGCACTGTGGCATTTCCTCCGAGTTCGGCCAGGAGCGCACAGGCCTCCTTCAGAGTCTCCGGGGCATGATACTCAAAATCAGGCATGTTCATCTTTCATCTCCTTCAAATTCTTAAAATAGACGAGGCAATTGCGCTTCCTGATACCTCGTATGCGATGTATATAGGTAAAAAATTTCACTCCGCTACTCCTTGATATCACGCAGGAAACGTTTAAAGAGAAGCTTTTCTTCCAAGCTGAAATTATTCAACAATTCATTATTTGTGCGTTCGATGACAGATTTTAGATCGGTTATTGCTGCCCGCGCTTTTTCCGTCAGTGAGACTCTTCCCACCCTTCCGTCATCGGGATCAGTTTCTCGCCGCAGCCATCCTGCGGCAACCAGGCGCTCCAGCACCCCTGCCAGCGTAGCCGTATCCAAAGCAATTCGCCTGCCGATTTCTCCTACGGAAAGCCTGTCTTCCTCCCAGAGAGATTCCATGACCAGGCATTGCATAGGGGTTAACCCGAAAGTGCGGAGTTTCCCCTTCAAGGCGCTCTGGGCCCGCTGGTGGGCTTTGGCAAGTAAAAAAACTATATTTTCCCTATACGAAGTCATTTTCAAAAATCCTCTTGT
Encoded proteins:
- a CDS encoding xanthine dehydrogenase family protein subunit M, which produces MNMPDFEYHAPETLKEACALLAELGGNATVLAGGTDVLHKMKTGKLAPGHLVSLKRLDELRNIRSKSGRGIVIGALTRHNEIYNSPLLQELFLSLPMAAHTMASNQICNLGTLGGNIVNGVPSADLPPILIALKASIRLVSAQGERSMALEDFFCGAAQTRIFPGEILADVTIPEQSTTGSTYIKFGLRRSGALAVTGVAVSVTVQKDTLREARVVLASAAPTVMRARNAESCLSGKKISDELLAQAGKLAATESRPRDSIRGSAEYRRNLVEVLTKRALRKAIDKGHV
- a CDS encoding MarR family transcriptional regulator, whose product is MTSYRENIVFLLAKAHQRAQSALKGKLRTFGLTPMQCLVMESLWEEDRLSVGEIGRRIALDTATLAGVLERLVAAGWLRRETDPDDGRVGRVSLTEKARAAITDLKSVIERTNNELLNNFSLEEKLLFKRFLRDIKE